In Rhodospirillales bacterium, one genomic interval encodes:
- a CDS encoding aldo/keto reductase, with amino-acid sequence MNRRTVLKGATSFAAAAWLPASGRAVNVAEGRRRIPTSGAAIPAVGIGSWITFNVGSDPVLLDRSTRVIAAFLEEGGGMIDSSPMYGSSQATIGHALAQLGDAGRVFSADKIWTSAADARGQLERTGRRWGIGRFDLLQVHNLVDWQANLELLFALKETGQLGHVGITTSHGRRHGDLERIMANQPIDFVQLTYNLADREAEARLLPLAHEKGIAVIVNRPFRRGALIRHLSGKPLPAMAPELKAESWAQISLKFILGHPAVTCVIPATTRVDHVRENKRVVLGPIPDTAMRQGLAAHFADL; translated from the coding sequence ATGAACCGTCGTACGGTGCTCAAGGGAGCGACAAGCTTCGCGGCTGCCGCGTGGCTGCCCGCCTCTGGTCGGGCGGTCAACGTTGCCGAAGGGCGGCGCAGGATTCCCACGTCCGGCGCGGCCATCCCCGCGGTCGGGATCGGCAGCTGGATCACGTTCAATGTCGGTTCAGATCCGGTGCTGCTGGATCGCTCTACGAGGGTGATTGCAGCGTTCCTGGAAGAGGGGGGCGGCATGATCGATTCGTCGCCGATGTATGGCTCTTCACAGGCGACCATCGGTCACGCTCTCGCGCAGCTTGGGGATGCCGGACGCGTGTTTTCGGCGGACAAGATCTGGACGTCGGCAGCTGACGCCCGCGGGCAGCTGGAGCGGACCGGGCGGCGCTGGGGCATCGGCCGTTTCGACTTGCTTCAGGTGCACAATCTGGTCGATTGGCAGGCGAATCTCGAGCTTCTCTTTGCCCTGAAGGAGACGGGGCAACTTGGCCACGTTGGCATTACGACGTCCCACGGGCGCCGCCACGGCGATCTGGAGCGCATCATGGCCAACCAGCCGATCGACTTCGTCCAGCTGACCTACAACCTCGCAGATCGGGAAGCGGAAGCCCGCCTGCTGCCGCTGGCGCACGAAAAGGGCATTGCCGTCATTGTCAATCGTCCGTTCCGGCGCGGCGCCCTGATCCGGCATCTCTCCGGCAAGCCGCTGCCAGCCATGGCGCCCGAACTGAAGGCCGAAAGCTGGGCACAGATCTCGCTCAAGTTCATCCTGGGACATCCGGCGGTTACCTGCGTCATTCCCGCGACCACGCGGGTCGACCACGTGCGCGAGAACAAGCGTGTCGTACTGGGGCCGATACCGGATACCGCGATGCGGCAGGGACTGGCGGCGCATTTCGCAGATCTCTAG
- a CDS encoding antibiotic biosynthesis monooxygenase: MFIAMNRFKVVRGHEAEFERLWAERDTHLEAVPGFQKFHLLRGSEADDHTLYSSHTVWRDRDAFVDWTRSEAFRNAHAGAGSRQKLYLGHPQFEGFDVILTD, from the coding sequence ATGTTCATCGCCATGAACCGGTTCAAGGTTGTGAGAGGACATGAAGCCGAATTTGAGAGACTGTGGGCCGAACGCGATACCCATCTGGAAGCAGTGCCGGGGTTTCAGAAATTTCACCTCCTCAGGGGGTCTGAAGCCGACGACCACACCCTGTATTCGTCGCACACCGTCTGGCGCGACAGGGACGCATTCGTTGATTGGACCAGGTCGGAGGCCTTTCGCAATGCCCATGCAGGCGCCGGGTCACGGCAGAAACTCTATCTCGGACACCCGCAATTCGAAGGTTTCGACGTGATTCTTACCGACTGA
- a CDS encoding hemin-degrading factor: protein MVGRTGLQPGSVSSPGTPARDTAPDRPDRRDTRHELMARWQALKSDEPRLRARDAATRLGVSEAELVHARTDAEVHRLDGPWDRLVAGVFGLGPVMALTRNDHAVHEKVGQFEQIQVLSCGGQVKGDGMQLRLFFPHWHYGFAITEAFQKRTRCSLQFFDSAGTAVHKVYLRRRSDEHAFRELVSEYRYPGRWQDLAATDDAAIRYERLHDDTEQSNPRNQRLPRDGTRDVADTPQGWTIGRIRQLRALPEHSARRIRDDGFQIALEHAAEAGIPVTLLVGNGGALQSHTGPVRRLKQVGPWFNVLDPDFSLHLRSDGIASAWALQEQTCDGIVTSVEIFAAAGPRIASLQGQRNPGEEETSEWRALAASLSNDPRN, encoded by the coding sequence ATGGTAGGGAGGACCGGTCTGCAGCCGGGGAGTGTTTCGTCGCCGGGCACCCCCGCACGCGATACCGCTCCCGACCGACCGGATCGCCGGGACACGCGGCACGAGTTGATGGCGCGCTGGCAGGCACTCAAGTCTGACGAGCCGCGCTTGCGCGCGCGCGACGCGGCAACCCGGCTCGGCGTGTCAGAGGCCGAACTCGTCCACGCACGGACTGATGCGGAAGTCCACCGCCTCGACGGACCCTGGGACCGTCTGGTCGCAGGCGTTTTCGGTCTCGGACCCGTGATGGCGCTGACGCGGAACGATCACGCTGTCCACGAGAAGGTCGGACAATTCGAACAGATCCAGGTGCTTTCCTGCGGCGGCCAGGTCAAGGGTGACGGAATGCAGCTTCGGCTCTTCTTTCCCCACTGGCACTACGGGTTCGCGATCACCGAAGCGTTCCAGAAACGGACCAGGTGCAGTCTGCAATTCTTCGATTCTGCCGGCACTGCCGTGCACAAGGTGTATCTGCGCAGACGAAGCGATGAGCACGCCTTCCGGGAGCTGGTCAGCGAATACCGGTACCCTGGCCGGTGGCAGGATCTCGCGGCAACCGACGACGCGGCAATCCGGTACGAACGACTGCACGACGACACCGAACAATCGAACCCGCGCAATCAGAGGCTTCCTCGGGACGGCACACGCGATGTCGCCGACACACCACAAGGATGGACAATCGGGCGCATCCGGCAGCTCCGCGCATTGCCGGAGCACAGCGCCAGACGTATTCGGGACGATGGTTTTCAGATCGCGCTGGAGCACGCTGCCGAGGCCGGGATTCCCGTGACCTTGCTCGTCGGCAACGGCGGTGCGCTTCAATCCCACACGGGCCCCGTGCGGCGCCTCAAGCAAGTGGGCCCCTGGTTCAACGTCCTTGATCCCGACTTCAGCCTCCACTTGCGGAGCGATGGCATAGCCAGCGCGTGGGCCCTCCAGGAGCAGACGTGCGACGGCATCGTCACCTCGGTCGAGATCTTTGCTGCTGCCGGCCCACGAATCGCCAGCCTCCAAGGCCAGCGGAACCCTGGTGAAGAAGAGACCAGCGAGTGGCGGGCCCTCGCCGCGTCGTTGAGCAACGACCCCCGCAACTGA
- a CDS encoding TonB-dependent hemoglobin/transferrin/lactoferrin family receptor, giving the protein MAVRQKAPVVANRAVRSAVTGVWCLLAALAIAPFSADAETEPDDAQRLQPITVTATRNPIDAFSFPGMVTALGRAEIETRQPSSPDDVLKMIPGVEFTGGPRRTGEVPRIRGFEGADVIVTIDGARQNFDSVHDGRFFLDPSLLKRVEVLRGPASSLYGSGGTGGLIAFQTLDAADLLPAGETAGTKVTGGYRSVNSERFSNFTAYSMPLEGVDAVASITARGSGTIRLGDGNHLRDTDDDILAGLAKAGLEIAGHHRFEASATAFRNDAREPNDGQQRFGQEVAANGLVQKDVRSASFSAAYHYDDPTNRYVDFDAVVYRTLFRVDELRLEDVSGGPAGELLRRDVGTLGMRLDNRSRFPVSEATHVTLTYGAEYWRDSQDGGDGGMRMGQPDTNATERHGVPDADARFTGIFAQAEIVLPDPFGDESGSLLVIPGARYDSYRISSSNRLGADNSRHELSPKIGVTWLPTDRLMAFANYAHAFRAPTADEIYLTGSHFPLFRGPGELVGFNRFEPNPQLKPQTTRTVEVGAGATFNDVLAKQDQFQIKATHFRVRGRDFIDRAIRQVFPVPRDCVPFVSDQVRVPAGPPNVFRTGCEGAAFSANVPKARLRGTEVDATYDGDGLRVALGFSAIDGENEETGRKLGRLAPGQVTVDAAVKLPRLDSVVGWRLQLADRFDKVNDPADARAGYAVHDFYFSWRPVQHLAGFGVDLGIDNAFDKAYTRVDTAAVEPGRNFRISAGYALAW; this is encoded by the coding sequence ATGGCCGTTCGCCAGAAGGCCCCAGTTGTCGCCAACCGCGCCGTCCGAAGTGCTGTCACCGGCGTGTGGTGCCTTCTCGCAGCATTGGCGATCGCGCCTTTCTCGGCTGATGCGGAGACGGAGCCTGACGACGCACAGCGGCTGCAACCCATCACCGTGACCGCGACCAGAAACCCGATCGACGCGTTCAGCTTTCCCGGCATGGTCACCGCGCTGGGCCGCGCGGAGATCGAAACCCGGCAGCCGTCCTCACCTGATGACGTCCTGAAGATGATTCCCGGTGTCGAGTTCACCGGCGGTCCCCGACGCACGGGCGAAGTGCCAAGGATCCGCGGGTTCGAAGGTGCCGACGTCATCGTGACCATCGACGGAGCACGACAGAACTTCGATTCCGTCCATGACGGCCGCTTCTTTCTCGACCCAAGCCTGCTCAAGCGGGTTGAAGTCCTGCGCGGACCTGCCTCGTCGCTGTACGGGAGCGGGGGCACCGGGGGCCTGATCGCCTTTCAGACCCTCGACGCAGCGGACCTCCTCCCCGCTGGCGAAACTGCGGGCACGAAGGTCACTGGCGGCTACCGGTCCGTCAATTCCGAGCGCTTCAGCAATTTCACCGCGTACAGCATGCCGCTGGAGGGGGTGGATGCCGTCGCCAGCATCACGGCACGCGGATCCGGAACGATCCGGCTCGGTGACGGTAACCACCTGCGCGACACTGATGACGACATCCTGGCCGGCCTGGCGAAGGCCGGTTTGGAAATTGCGGGCCACCACCGTTTCGAAGCGTCGGCCACGGCCTTCCGAAACGATGCGCGGGAACCCAACGACGGCCAGCAAAGGTTCGGTCAGGAGGTGGCCGCAAACGGCCTAGTGCAAAAGGACGTACGCTCGGCATCGTTCAGTGCGGCCTACCATTACGACGACCCCACGAATCGCTACGTCGATTTCGACGCCGTCGTCTATCGGACCCTGTTCCGGGTGGACGAGCTCAGACTTGAGGACGTCAGCGGCGGCCCCGCCGGCGAGCTGCTGCGTCGGGATGTCGGTACGCTCGGCATGCGCCTGGACAATCGCTCGCGCTTCCCTGTCTCTGAAGCCACGCACGTCACGCTGACCTACGGCGCCGAGTACTGGCGCGACTCGCAGGACGGCGGCGACGGCGGTATGCGCATGGGGCAACCGGACACCAATGCCACCGAGCGCCATGGCGTACCGGACGCGGACGCCCGCTTCACCGGAATCTTCGCACAGGCCGAGATCGTGCTCCCCGATCCGTTCGGCGATGAATCGGGCAGTCTTCTGGTCATCCCCGGCGCGCGTTACGACTCGTACCGAATTTCCAGTTCGAACCGGCTTGGTGCGGACAACAGCCGACACGAACTCTCGCCCAAGATCGGCGTGACCTGGCTGCCGACGGACCGGTTGATGGCGTTCGCCAACTACGCCCACGCGTTCCGGGCGCCTACTGCCGACGAGATCTACCTGACGGGTTCGCATTTCCCCCTGTTTCGGGGACCTGGCGAATTGGTCGGCTTCAACCGCTTCGAGCCCAACCCCCAGCTGAAGCCGCAGACGACCAGGACCGTCGAGGTGGGGGCCGGGGCCACCTTCAACGACGTCTTGGCAAAGCAGGACCAGTTCCAGATCAAGGCGACTCATTTCCGCGTTCGAGGACGCGACTTCATCGATCGGGCGATACGCCAGGTGTTTCCCGTGCCAAGGGACTGCGTTCCGTTCGTATCAGACCAGGTCCGTGTGCCCGCGGGCCCTCCAAACGTGTTCCGCACCGGCTGCGAGGGCGCCGCATTTTCAGCCAATGTCCCGAAAGCGCGGCTCCGGGGCACGGAGGTTGACGCCACCTACGACGGCGACGGTCTCCGGGTCGCGCTCGGTTTTTCCGCCATCGACGGAGAAAACGAGGAAACGGGCAGGAAGCTCGGTCGCCTGGCGCCGGGTCAGGTCACGGTCGATGCCGCCGTCAAGCTCCCGCGACTCGACTCCGTTGTCGGCTGGCGCCTGCAGCTGGCGGACCGCTTTGACAAGGTGAACGATCCGGCGGATGCCCGCGCCGGCTACGCGGTGCACGACTTCTATTTCTCCTGGCGGCCCGTGCAACACCTGGCAGGATTTGGCGTCGATCTGGGAATCGACAACGCGTTCGACAAGGCGTACACGCGGGTTGACACGGCCGCGGTCGAGCCCGGCCGCAACTTCAGGATCTCGGCCGGCTACGCCTTGGCATGGTAG